A window of Streptomyces broussonetiae genomic DNA:
GCGGCAGGTCAAGAAGCTGACCGCGTTCGAGAAGAAGACCGGCTGGAAGGACTCGGTCGTCGCCACGAACATCCGCCACATGTGGGGCATCGCCGGCTCCCACCAGCCGCAGTGGCTCGATGCCCTCAGCCGCTCCCACGCCACGGTCGAGGACCGCGTGCGCGGCGACAAGGCGATGGGCCTGCGCAACCTGCCGTCCAAGAAGTGGCAGGTCAACCAGGGCTGGGTGCTCGCCGCGAACATCGGCCATGACCTGGACTGCTGGGTCCGTCTCCTGGCCCTGCACGACCAGGACGATCTGGTGCGAGCCGAGCCCGACACGATGCGGTACCGGATCTACCACCTGCCCGCCCGCCTGGCCCGCCATGCCCGCCGCCGGTGGCTGCGGATCGAACGCACCTGGTCCTGGGCCCACGCGTTCACCCTGGCCTGGCAACGGCTAACCGACCTCCCGGACGTCACCTAACGCTCCGGCCACCGCCTCGACGAGGACCAGGAAGGAGTGGAAGTGGAACGGCAGGACACCGGCCCCGTGGAAGCCGGCGCCCCCGCAGCGTCACGCGACGGCCCGCCCTGATGACCATGGGGACATTACGGGCGAACCGCCGAGTCGATCACCCCACGAAGGCAGCTGAAGGATCGAGGCCAACCAGCTGCGACCGACGATTTGAACGCCGACTCCGCCGAAGCCATGCGCCATCGTGATCACGGAAAGGGACCGCGGGTACGAGTACTTCTTCGAAGTCCATTACCCGCTCACCTCTTCGCAGGGATACGACTGTGTTTCGCACAGATACGACTGTGTCATTGACGAAACCCGGCGGTACATCCACGACTTCGAGGCAGTCGCAGAGCGCACCGCGACGACCATCGACCTCTACCGCGGGATGCTGGAACTGCATCCCGACCGCGTCAACCAGGGTGCGCTGTGGGGCTCGGCCAGGTCCGCCAAGGGCTGACCGGCCGCTGCGTCGCACGCCGTCATCGACCGGCGCTCCGCCTCAAGGGTGAACCGGGTGGTTGGAGGCACCGATCGGCGCGGGCGAAATCAGACCCGACATCCAGATGCTTCTGTTGGTGAACTGATCCAGGCTGCGCAGGCCAGGAGACGAACGGGCCACAGTCTCTACGAAAATTCAGGCGAGGTGACACCAACCCGCCGCAGGGTTACTTTCTGTCCGTAATAGGCAAAATGGCTATGGGCATGTTGTCGCGAGGGCCGCCACGGAAAGAGATCCGAAAATGTACTGGAGTGCTACGGTCCGCTACGGTCTGCAGCCCGCCCCGGGCGAGCTGGCGTTCGTACAGGACCTGCTCAACACACAGTCCGCCGGAAAGCCGCGCGAACCCGACCTGCTGCAGACCACCGAAGAAGCCAATGACTGGCTCGACCAGGCATTGAAGAGCTGGAGCAGCGAGACCCACCAGCCCACACCCGCTGTGGAGTTGACGGCCGAGGACGTACGCAGCCTCCGCGACTTCCGCCATGACCTGAACCAGATCCTGCGGGCGCAGGCCGCCGAGACGGCACCGGAGACCGGCCCGACGGCCTCGCTGATGACCTTGCCCATGGCGTTGCGCCTCGACGAGCACGGGACCATCCAGGCCGAGCCGCGCGGCACGGGATGGCGGCAAGTGGCGTCACTCACCCTCATCGAGGCCTATCGGGCACAGTGCACCGACAGTCTGCGCCGCCTGAAAACCTGCCGCAACACCCGCTGTGCGACTGCCTTCTACGACCGCTCCCGCAACAACAGCGGCGTCTGGCATGACGTCCGCGTCTGCGGCAACGCCGCCAATCTGCGCAACTATCGTGCGCGCAAGCGGGCTGCTGCCGACCAGGCCTGACAATCGGCTCTCGGTATACCGTCATTCGCCGGACAGCAGCCGGATCGGTGCGTTCTGCAGCAGGCCCGAGCGCATGAAGTTCGCACGCGCAGGAACGGCTCTCGGTTGACGCGCACCACCGGCGCAGGCACAGGAGCGGCAGCCCCGGTGGGACACCGTCCCGCCGCCGGGCATCCCGGCCCGGAGGCTCCCCCAACGGCCGCCCGCGGACCCGCGCACCCGGATTGCTCGCGCTGAGCGCCGGTATTCGGTCCGCTACGCCAAATTGCGCACTCACAGAGAGATAGGTATCGTCGCATTGGGTGACGGGATCGGCGTCTGAATCCGTGCCGAATAAGTTCGAGAAAGTACAGGGGGATGCGCTCCCCCGTGCACTCTCACCCCTGGAACCAATGGGATGCTCCAAGGAGATCCGCTATGCCAGACTTCTCCCGGATGTGTTCTCGCCGAAAGTTCATCTACACATCGGCCACTGCTGGAACCATGGCGGCAACGGGGGCTTTCGGTCTGCAGGCCTTGGATTACCCCGGAAAGCCGGAATCGGCGAGCGGGAGGCAGAGCATTCGCCCCTTCCGCGTGGGCATCCCGGAGCGCGACCTTGCTGATCTTCGTCGACGCATCATGGCCACCCGGTGGCCCGATCGGGAAACGGTCAACGATCAGTCCCAAGGTGTCCAACTGGCCACGATGAAAGAACTCGCCCGTTACTGGGGAACAGTCTACAATTGGCGGAATATCGAGGAGAAACTCAACTCGCTACCGCAGTACATGACAGAGATCGACGGACTCGGCATCCACTTCATCCACGTCCGCTCTCGCCATGCGGACGCGCTCCCCATGATTCTGACCCATGGTTGGCCCGGTTCCATCCTGGAGTTCTTGAAGGTCATCGGGCCGCTCAGCAACCCAACGGCTCACGGAGGACGCGCCGAGGACGCCTTTCACCTCGTCATACCGTCGATGCCAGGCTACGGCTTCTCGGAACGGCCGACGAGTACCGGGTGGAACCCCGACCGCATTGCACGCGCCTGGGCCGTGTTGATGGCACGACTGGGGTACAAGAGATATGTCTCCCAGGGCGGCGACTGGGGCGCTGTGATCTCGGACAAGATGGCGATACAGCAACCCGCGGGACTGCTCGGTATCCATGTCAATTTTCCCGCCACCGTCCCGCCGGACATCGCCAGGAAACTCGCCTGCGGTGATCCCGTACCAGCCGGCCTGAGCCCAGACGAGAAAGCCGCGTACAACCAGCTGGCCACTTTCTACAAGACCGGATCCGGTTACTCGGCCATGATGGTCACCCGTCCACAGACCGAGGGATACGGATTGACGGACTCCCCCGTCGGACTGGCCGCCTGGATGTACGACAAGTTCGCCGCCTGGACCTACAGCGGCGGCCATCCCGAGCGTGTACTCACCAAGGACGAGATGCTCGACGACATCACGCTCTACTGGGTCACGAACACCGCGACTTCTTCCTCGCGTCTCTACTGGGAGAACAACGCCAACAACTTCAACGCCGTGTCGGTATCCATACCGGCTGCCATCACCGTATTCCCCGGAGAGATCTACCAGGCGCCACGGAGTTGGGCAACGCGCAGCTACCACGACCTCCGCTACTTCCATCAAGTCCGCAACGGCGGGCACTTCGCAGCCTGGGAAGTGCCGGACATCTTCACAAGCGAACTCCGGGCCGCATTCAGGGATCTGCGCAGCTCACAGGGAGTCACGGGAAAGTGATGCCCGGAGCGGTGCGCGACAGCGACTGCTGTCTGCCCACCGGATGCCGGCCAATTCGGGCCGCGCACATGCCCGACCCGCCTCGGCAGTGGCGGCCGGTCCGTATCACCCCGGGACGGGTTTCCGCTCGGGGTGTGCCGGGTCGAGGGTGAAGAGAGTGCCGTCGGAGGTCGCCAGCACCAGGGCGCCCTTGTTGAACCACACGGTGGGCAGAAGCCCGCTGTCCACCATGCCCATGCCGCCGGCTCCGAGCCGATCGACCAGCTTGTAGCCACCGATGGATCTCGGGTCGTCCTTGTGCAGCGGCACGTGCAAACCCCCTCAGCCGCCCGGCAGTTCGATGCGCCAGCATACGTAGCGGGAAGGCATCGGCGGCCAGGCCCCTGCGTTCGCAGTCTGGAATCCGGCCGCCTTCACAGAAGCGTCACACGCGCTCTGGTCTCGGGTGACGCCCAGCCGGCAGCGGCACAGTGCCACAGCCAGTAGCCGAGGAGGGCGATCGCGGAGCCGAGGGCGGTCTGTGCCAGGCGTGCGGCCGCGGTGGAGTCCGCGGGCAGGCCGAGGATGTCGAGCAGGATGACGATGTAGAGGGTGAGGAAGGCGGTGTAGAGCAGGTAGCCGGCGTCGAACAGGGCATACGCCGTCGCGATGGCGAGCACGGCCGCTGCGCTGAGTCCGACCGGGCCGGGGGCGGCCAGCGCGACCAACGCCGCGGCGCCCGAGCCGACGGCGGTGCCCAGGGCCCGGCCCACGCTGGGCTGGAGCGTGGCGGTGAAGTCCGGCTTGAGCACCAGGAACACCGTCAGCACCGCCCAGCGTCCTTCGAACATTCCCGTGGCCTGAACCAGTGCCTCGGCGGCACCCGCCACGACGGCCAGCGGAAGGCGTGGCGCCCTGTCACCGCCGCTCAGAACGCCTACCTGGGTACTGAACGGGTACCGCCGCCCCGGCGGCGTGTACCTGTCGGTGGACGCTCCCGAGGACATCGAATGCTCCCTGCCGGCGTCCGGTCTGGGGCCGGACGACGTGGACCGCCCCCGTGTCGCCCGACACCGCGACGCTCCCGCAGCCCAGCGCGGACCTCCCCATCCACTATCTGAAAGTCACCGACGTGCAGACCGTTCGCGACATCGGCACCGCCTGGCTGGGCTCCCGCACTCTGCCGCCGGCGCCACAGCGGTTCCTCGACCACGCACTGAGCGCGACGGCCGCCATGAACGAGGCGTCCGCAGCACGAGCCTGAAAGGTCGACGGCGCTGCGACCGCTGCTGTCATGATCCCGTGCTGCGCAGGCGCGCCGGCACGGCCCACCACTGGTCCGGGCGGTCCACGACCAGGGCGTCCGGCCCGGTCTCGACGTACCGGGCGAGGCGCAGCAGGTAGGCCGCGATGCCTGCCGCGCCCTGCATCCACGCCGTGCCGGGGGGTAGCAGCGGTGGGTCCTTGCGGTGCTCCAGAAAGCGCCAACGGGCGCCCGTCTCGTCCCTGATGGCCCGGTCCAGCAACGCGTCGCCCATCCTGTGCGCGGCCTGGAGCAGAATCTGTCTCCTCGCTGGTGCCCGGCAGTCCTGAGCCGCGTCCAGGAGTACGTCTCCGACGCCCGCCGTTCCGCAGCAGCGGCCGTCGTTGTCCCAGAAGCCGGGCCGGATGCGTTCCGGCAGATCCGAGGTCAGGATCGAGGTCAGACAGCGCTGCCGCAGCGCGTCGACCTCGTGACCCGCCACCTCTGTGACCCCCGCGTGGGACAGTGCGGCGAACAGGTGCGAGGTGCCCGCCGGGCCATGGCACCACGTGTACGTCACCGGTTCCACCTCCCGTCTCGACGGCGGAATCGTGTGCGGGACGATGAAACCTGCGTCCGCCAACGACCCCACCGAAAGGACGTGCCGGGCGCCCTCCACCGCAGCCTCGACGAAGTCGCTCCGGTCCAAGGCGGTGCCGGCCACTGCCAGTGCGGCCGCGATCCCGGCGGTTCCGTGGGAGTAGTTCGGCGCCCTCGATGGCCTACCCGGCGTCATGCCCCAGTCGAGGCCCGCCTCCGTACGATCCGCCGCGCGCAGCAGTGCCTCGCCTCCCAGCGTGGCGATCGCCTCGGTGAACTCGCTGTTCGCCCAGACCGCCGTCATCACCACGCCCGCGGTGCCCATCACGACGTCGGTCAGGGGCACGTCGGAAGCCGGTTCGAAATCGAGGGTGGTCTTCCATCCCTCGCTGGTGGCCAGGACGGCGAGCCGCCGCAGGGCGACCGCTTCCTCGCCCGGGGCGAGGAGTCTGAGTGCCATGGCGTCGCCTGCGAGGCCGTCGTACAACGACGGTTCCGTTCTCTGCCCGGCCTGTGCCGACAGTCTGCTCACGATGCCTGTCGCCAGTGCTGCTTCCTTCGCGCTCAGCTTCCGGTACTGGGCGATCTCGGCCAGCACCGGGGCCAGGCCCGCGATCCCCGCGTACAGCGAGTCGCGGTCCTTCGCCGGTGACATGGTTCCCGGACCGTCCTCCGGCACTGTCTCCACCAGCCACGGACCCTCGTCCTCGCGCACCTGACGCAGCACCCAGGC
This region includes:
- a CDS encoding FUSC family protein codes for the protein MSSGASTDRYTPPGRRYPFSTQVGVLSGGDRAPRLPLAVVAGAAEALVQATGMFEGRWAVLTVFLVLKPDFTATLQPSVGRALGTAVGSGAAALVALAAPGPVGLSAAAVLAIATAYALFDAGYLLYTAFLTLYIVILLDILGLPADSTAAARLAQTALGSAIALLGYWLWHCAAAGWASPETRARVTLL
- a CDS encoding epoxide hydrolase family protein — its product is MPDFSRMCSRRKFIYTSATAGTMAATGAFGLQALDYPGKPESASGRQSIRPFRVGIPERDLADLRRRIMATRWPDRETVNDQSQGVQLATMKELARYWGTVYNWRNIEEKLNSLPQYMTEIDGLGIHFIHVRSRHADALPMILTHGWPGSILEFLKVIGPLSNPTAHGGRAEDAFHLVIPSMPGYGFSERPTSTGWNPDRIARAWAVLMARLGYKRYVSQGGDWGAVISDKMAIQQPAGLLGIHVNFPATVPPDIARKLACGDPVPAGLSPDEKAAYNQLATFYKTGSGYSAMMVTRPQTEGYGLTDSPVGLAAWMYDKFAAWTYSGGHPERVLTKDEMLDDITLYWVTNTATSSSRLYWENNANNFNAVSVSIPAAITVFPGEIYQAPRSWATRSYHDLRYFHQVRNGGHFAAWEVPDIFTSELRAAFRDLRSSQGVTGK
- a CDS encoding type 2 periplasmic-binding domain-containing protein, yielding MSPDTATLPQPSADLPIHYLKVTDVQTVRDIGTAWLGSRTLPPAPQRFLDHALSATAAMNEASAARA
- a CDS encoding lanthionine synthetase LanC family protein — encoded protein: MRGDVYRDVGEAAWAWVLRQVREDEGPWLVETVPEDGPGTMSPAKDRDSLYAGIAGLAPVLAEIAQYRKLSAKEAALATGIVSRLSAQAGQRTEPSLYDGLAGDAMALRLLAPGEEAVALRRLAVLATSEGWKTTLDFEPASDVPLTDVVMGTAGVVMTAVWANSEFTEAIATLGGEALLRAADRTEAGLDWGMTPGRPSRAPNYSHGTAGIAAALAVAGTALDRSDFVEAAVEGARHVLSVGSLADAGFIVPHTIPPSRREVEPVTYTWCHGPAGTSHLFAALSHAGVTEVAGHEVDALRQRCLTSILTSDLPERIRPGFWDNDGRCCGTAGVGDVLLDAAQDCRAPARRQILLQAAHRMGDALLDRAIRDETGARWRFLEHRKDPPLLPPGTAWMQGAAGIAAYLLRLARYVETGPDALVVDRPDQWWAVPARLRSTGS
- a CDS encoding CGNR zinc finger domain-containing protein; protein product: MYWSATVRYGLQPAPGELAFVQDLLNTQSAGKPREPDLLQTTEEANDWLDQALKSWSSETHQPTPAVELTAEDVRSLRDFRHDLNQILRAQAAETAPETGPTASLMTLPMALRLDEHGTIQAEPRGTGWRQVASLTLIEAYRAQCTDSLRRLKTCRNTRCATAFYDRSRNNSGVWHDVRVCGNAANLRNYRARKRAAADQA